In Pseudomonas sp. P5_109, the genomic window AATCCGGCCATGCCCAGGTCACGTTGAAGCCGACAGCGGAGTTGATTGCCCTGGCCGATGATGAGCGTCTGGCCGAGGATCTGCGCTTGCTCTATGTCGCCCTGACCCGGGCGCAGCATGCCTGCTGGCTGGGGGTGGCTGATCTCAAGCGCGGCAACAACAATGGCTCGGTGCTGCATCTGTCGGCATTGGGTTATCTGCTGGGCGGCGGTGCGCCGTTGGCCGAGTCCCCGGCGTTGCAACTTTGGTTGCGCGACCTGCAACAGGACTGTCCGGCACTGGCGTATGCGCAGATGCCTGAAGCAACAGCAGAGCATTACCAGCCACCACAAAACGACGCGGTGTTGCTGCCTCCGTTGACCCCGAAACGCAAGGCCAGTGAAAACTGGTGGATCGCTTCCTACAGCGCGCTGCGCATTGGCGACACCCTGAGTGTCGGCACGGACGAGGCGCCGGAGAGCCCGCAGGCGCAAAAACTGTTCGATGACGAACGCCTCGACCCGCAGGCCTCCAGGGAAGTGGTCGCCGGTGGCGGCGATATCCATCGCTTCCCGCGTGGGCCGAACCCCGGCACCTTCCTCCATGGCTTGCTCGAATGGGCGGGAGGCGAGGGGTTTGCTGCGGCACCACAAGAGGTGATCGACGCCATTGCCCGTCGCTGCAATCGTCGAGGTTGGGAGGGCTGGATCACTACCTTGAGTGACTGGCTGCAGCATCTGCTCATGTTGCCGTTGCAACTGGGTGGCGGTCAGGCTCCGGTGATATTCGGCCAGTTGACGCAGTACCAGGTCGAGATGGAGTTCTGGTTCGCCAGCCACAAGGTCGATGTGCTCAAGCTCGATGCGCTGGTGTGCCAATACACCCATAACGGCGTGGCCCGGGTGGCCGCGGAGCCGGTGTTGCTCAACGGCATGTTCAAGGGTTTCATCGACCTGACGTTCGAGCATGGCGGCCGCTATTACGTGGCCGACTACAAATCCAACTGGCTCGGTGTCGATGATGCGGCCTACACCGCGCAGGCCATGGAACAGTCGATTCTCGACAACCGTTATGACCTGCAATACGTGTTGTACCTGTTGGCCCTGCATCGCCAACTCAAGGCGCGGCTCGCCGATTACGACTATGACCGGCATGTCGGCGGTGCCTTGTACCTGTTTTTGCGCGGTACGCGCGCGGCCAGCCAGGGTGTGTTTTTCGCCCGGCCGCCAAGAGAGCTGATCGAACGTCTGGATAGGCTGTTCCAGGGCAAGCCAGAGCCCAAGGCCGAGCCCGCCTGGGAACAGGGAGTACTGTTATGAATCGCACATTCGCCGATTTGTTGCCCACATCGCTGGCAGCTGAAAGCCTGGCCGATCTGACGCCGCTGAGTCGTGCCGACGACTTGCTGTTGTTGCTTACGCGTTGGGTCGAGCGCGGCTGGTTGCGCGCGCTGGACAAAGCCTTTGTCGCGTTCCTGCATGAACTGGCTCCGGAGGATGATCCGCTGGTGTTGCTGGCAGCCGCACTGACCAGCCACCAATTGGGCCACGGGCATGTCTGCCTCGACCTGTTCGAGACGCTGAAAGAACCGGATTTCGCCCTGTCGTTGCCACCCGAAGGTGACGTGCAAGGTGGTGCAATGCTGTTGCCCTCGCAATTACTCGGATCGCTGGACGGTGCTCATTGGTGCAAGGTGCTGGCCGCCAGCAACCTGGTCGCACTGGCCGCTGACAGTCGTGACAACGTGCGCGACCGGCCTTTGGTGTTATCGGGCAAGCGCCTGTACCTGCGCCGCTATTGGGCCTACGAGCGACGGATCGACCTGTCGTTGCGCGAACGTCTGACGGAGCACGAATCCACGCCGAACGACTTGCTCGGGCGCCTCACCGGTTTGTTTGGCCCTGCCCGCCCCGGTGAAGTGATCGACTGGCAGAAGCTCGCCTGTGCCCTGGCAACCCGCAGCGCCTTCAGCATCGTCACCGGGGGGCCGGGAACCGGCAAGACCACCACCGTCGTGCGCTTGCTCGCGTTGCTCCAGGCGCCGGCGGTCGAGGCTGGCATGCCCCTGCGTATTCGCCTCGCCGCGCCTACCGGCAAGGCCGCGGCGCGCCTGACGGAATCCATCAGCCAGCAAGTCCGCACCTTGAAGGTCAGCGAAGAAATACGCGAGAAGATCCCGTCCGACGTCACCACCGTTCACCGCCTGCTCGGCAGCCGGCCCGGGACTCGGCATTTCCGCCACCACGCGGGCAATCGCCTGCCGCTGGATGTGTTGGTGGTGGACGAAGCCTCGATGATCGACCTGGAGATGATGGCCAACCTGCTCGACGCCTTGCCGGCCCATGCGCGCCTCGTGTTGTTGGGTGACAAGGATCAACTGGCTTCGGTAGAGGCCGGTGCGGTACTCGGTGATCTGTGTCGCGACGCGGAGGCAGGCTGGTACAGCCCGCAGACACGCCAGTGGCTGGAAGCCGTCAGTGGCGAAAACCTGCAGGCCAGCGGCTTGCAGGAGGACGCGCAGGGCACTCATCCATTGGCCCAACAGGTGGTGATGTTGCGCCATTCCCGACGATTCGGTGAAGGCAGCGGCATTGGCCAACTGGCTCGCTGGGTCAACCAGCAGCAACCCGAAGAAGCCCGCAAGTTGTTGTCGGCGCGCAGCCATGCCGATGTGTATTGCCTGTCCCTCAAGGGCGAGCAGGATCGGGCCCTGGAGCGCTTGCTGCTCGACGGCCATGGTGAGGGTCCGCAGGGTTATCGACATTACCTGGGCGTGTTGCGCAATCAGCGGCCGCCCCTGGACAGCCCGCTGGAAGATTCGCGCTGGATTGATTGGGCCAGGCAAGTGTTGCAGGCCTTCGACGCGTTCCAGTTGTTATGCGCCGTGCGCAAGGGACCTTGGGGTGTGGAGGGTTTGAACCAGCGAGTGACGGAGGCTTTGCTCAGGGCACGCCTGATCGACAGCGACCAGCAGTGGTATGAGGGTCGCCCTGTCTTGATGACCCGCAACGATTACGGGCTGGGTTTGATGAACGGCGATATCGGCATTACCCTCAAGCTTCCGGAACAGGAAGGGCCTGAGACTGGAAAGCAGGTTCTGCGAGTGGCGTTCCCACGCAATGATGGCCAGGGTGGTGTGCGATTTGTCCTGCCCAGCCGCCTGAATGATGTCGAAACCGTGTACGCCATGACCGTGCATAAATCCCAGGGCTCGGAGTTCGCGCATACCGCGTTGATTCTTCCTGACGCCTTGAATCCGGTGCTCACCAAGGAACTGATCTACACCGGAATTACCCGGGCCAAGGACTGGTTTACCTTGATCGAGTCCCGTGCGGGCGTGTTTGAAGAGGCGGTGAAACGCCGGGTCAAACGCTTGAGCGGGCTGATGCTGGAGCTAAAGGAAGGCAGCGAGTCGACAGGCTGAAAGGTCAGTCATCGGCAAACAGCATCTCCCGGCTTTCTCCCATCAGCAGGCCCTGATTCTGCTCGGTGACCTGGCGGATGTAATCCCACAGCAGGGTGATCCGCTTCAACTTGCGCAGATCCTCGCGGCAGTACATCCAGAACTGGCGGGTGATGTTGATTTCCTGCGGCAACACCGGCAGCAGGCGCGGGTCCTGGGTGGCGAGGAAGCACGGCAGGATCGCCAGTGAGCGTCCTTGCTGCGCGGCTACGAACTGCGCGATCACGCTGGTGCTGCGCAGGTTGGCGCTGGCGCCGGGCAATACGTTGGCCAGGTACAGCAGCTCCGAGCTGAACGCCAGGTCGTCGACGTAGCTGATAAATGAATGCTTGGCCAAATCGGCTGGTTTGCGGATCGGCGGATGGTTGTCCAGGTATTCCTGGGTCGCGTACAGCTGCAACCGGTAGTCGCACAGTTTGCAGCAGACGTACGGGCCATGCTCCGGGCGCTCCAGGGCGATGACGATGTCGGCTTCGCGCTTGGACAGGCTGATGAAGTGCGGCAGCGGCAGGATGTCCACCGAGATCGCCGGGTAGGTGTCGACGAAGTGGCTCAGCTGCGGCGTGATGAAAAAGCTGCCGAAGCCTTCGGTGCAACCCATGCGCACATGACCGGACAGTGCCACGCCGGAGCCGGAAACCTGCTCGCACGCCATGTGCAAGGTACTTTCGATCGACTCGGCATACCCCATCAACCGCTGGCCTTCGGCGGTCAGGACAAAGCCGTTGGTCCGGGATTTCTCGAACAGCAACGTGCCCAGCGCCGTTTCCAGGGAGCTGATGCGCCGCGACACCGTGGTGTAGTCGACCGCCAGGCGCTTGGCCGCGGTGCTGGCCTTGCGGGTGCGGGCGACTTCGAGGAAAAACTTGAGGTCATCCCAGTTCAGCGAACCGAGGGAGGTGATGTTTTTTTGCATGTTGGACCGGTTTTTATGTGCGTTCTTATCAGAAGTTTGCACATCTATACTCCAAAAACAGCCCGACAACCAATTCGCGGCACACAGCTCATCTCAGGGCGACTATCTCGCCCTGACTCCCAAGATAAAAATAAAGTCTGGAGACCCACATGAACGCATCGCTCACGCCCAATGACACCCCCAACGAAACAAAAACAAGTGTGCAGAAGGTCAAACTGTTGATCGATGGCCAGTGGGTCGAATCCAAGTCCACCGAATGGCACGACATCATCAACCCGGCGACCCAGCAAGTGCTGGCCAAAGTGCCGTTTGCCACCGCCGAAGAAGTCGACGCGGCCATCAGCGCAGCCCATCGCGCCTTCCAGACCTGGAAGCTGACGCCCATCGGTGCGCGCATGCGCATCATGCTCAAGCTCCAGGCGCTGATCCGCGAACACTCCAAGCGCATCGCCGTGGTCCTGAGCGCCGAGCAGGGCAAGACCATTGCCGACGCCGAGGGCGATATTTTCCGTGGCCTGGAAGTGGTCGAACACGCCTGCTCCATCGGCAGCCTGCAAATGGGCGAGTTCGCTGAAAACGTCGCCGGCGGCGTCGACACCTACACCCTGCGCCAGCCGATCGGCGTGTGCGCCGGCATTACCCCGTTCAACTTCCCGGCGATGATTCCGCTGTGGATGTTCCCGATGGCCATCGCCTGCGGCAACACCTTCGTGCTCAAGCCGTCCGAACAGGACCCGATGTCGACCATGCTCCTGGTGGAGCTGGCGATCGAGGCGGGCATTCCGGCTGGCGTGCTCAACGTCGTGCACGGCGGCAAGGACGTGGTGGACGGGCTCTGCACCCACAGGGACATCAAGGCGGTGTCCTTCGTCGGTTCGACCGCCGTCGGTACCCACGTTTATGACCTGGCCGGCAAACACGGCAAGCGTGTGCAATCGATGATGGGCGCGAAGAACCACGCCGTGGTACTGCCGGACGCCAACCGCGAGCAAGCGCTCAATGCGCTGGTGGGCGCCGGTTTCGGTGCCGCCGGTCAACGCTGCATGGCCACCTCGGTGGTGGTGCTGGTGGGCGCGGCCAAGCAATGGCTGCCAGACCTGAAAGCACTGGCGCAGAAACTCACCGTGAATGCCGGTAGCGAGCCGGGTACCGATGTCGGGCCGGTGATCTCGAAAAAAGCCAAGGCGCGGATTCTCGACCTGATCGAAAGCGGCATCAAGGAAGGCGCCAAGCTGGAGCTGGACGGTCGCGAAATCACGGTGCCCGGTTACGAGAAGGGCAACTTTGTCGGCCCGACCCTGTTCTCCGGCGTGACCACCGACATGCAGATCTACACCCAGGAAATCTTCGGCCCGGTGCTCGTGGTGCTGGAAGTCGCGACCCTTGATGAGGCCATCGCCCTGGTCAACGCCAACCCGTTCGGCAACGGCACGGGCCTGTTCACCCAGAGCGGCGCGGCGGCACGTAAATTCCAGAGCGAAATCGATGTTGGCCAGGTCGGCATCAACATCCCGATCCCGGTGCCGGTCCCGTTCTTCAGCTTCACCGGTTCGCGCGGCTCCAAGCTCGGCGACCTCGGCCCGTATGGCAAGCAAGTGGTGCAGTTCTACACTCAGACCAAGACCGTCACCAGCCGCTGGTTCGATGACGACAGCGTCAACGACGGTGTGAACACCACCATCAACCTGCGATAAGGAGCCGGACATGAAAATCGCTTTTATCGGTCTCGGCAACATGGGCGCGCCGATGGCGCGCAATCTGATCAAGGCCGGCCATGCGCTGCGCCTGGTCGACCTGAACAAAACTGTGCTGGCGGAACTCGAGCAACTGGGCGGCAGCATCAGCGCATCGGCCCGTGAAGCGGCAGAAGGTGCCGAACTGGTCATCACCATGCTGCCTGCCGCTGTGCATGTGCGCAGTGTGTGGCTGGGTGAAGACGGCGTACTCGCCGGTATCGGCAAAGGTATTCCGGCCGTGGATTGCAGCACCATCGATCCACAGACCGCGCGGGACGTGGCCGCCGCCGCTGCCAAACAGGGCGTGACCATGGCCGATGCGCCGGTCTCTGGCGGCACCGGTGGTGCCGCCGCCGGAACGCTGACCTTCATGGTCGGCGCCACGCCTGAACTGTTCGCCACCCTGCAACCGGTACTGGCGCAAATGGGCCGCAACATCGTCCATTGTGGTGAGGTCGGCACCGGGCAAATCGCTAAAATCTGCAACAACCTGCTGCTGGGGATTTCCATGGTCGGCGTCAGCGAAGCCATGGCGCTGGGCGATGCCCTGGGCATCGACACCAAGGTGCTGGCGGGCATCATCAACAGCTCCACCGGGCGTTGCTGGAGTTCGGAGATGTACAACCCGTGGCCGGGCATCGTTGAAACGGCGCCCGCGTCGCGCGGCTACACCGGTGGTTTCGGTGCCGAACTGATGCTCAAGGATCTGGGGCTGGCCACTGAAGCAGCGCGTCAGGCGCACCAGCCGGTGGTACTCGGCGCGGTGGCCCAGCAGTTGTATCAGGCGATGAGTTTGCGTGGGGAGGGTGGGCAGGACTTCTCGGCGATCATCAATGGCTATCGCAAGCCGCAGTAAAGCGATTCATTGAAGGTGGTGAGGGCTGTTGTGGCGAGGGGGCTTGCCCCCGTTGGTCCGCTCAGTGCGGTGTTTCAGGTGAATCGCGGTTGCTGATGATACGACTGCTTCGCAGCCGAACGGGGGCAAGCCCCCTCACCACACAAGCTCGCTCCCACAGGGGACTGTATGTACCCAAAGATATTTACCGGGAGATCACGTCGGGTGATCCCCCGGTTTTTTTGTATCAGGCAAACACAAAATATTTGCGCACGGTTTCCACCACTTCCCAGGTGCCTTTCATCCCCGGCTCAACGACAAAAATGTCACCGGCACGCAGGTGGATCGGTGCCATGCCTTCCGGGGTGATGACGCAGTAGCCTTCCTGGAAATGGCAGTACTCCCACTTCACGTATTCCACGTACCACTTGCCCGGCGTGCAGATCCAGGTGCCCATGATCTTGCTGCCGTCTTCGCTGGTGTAGGCGTTGAGGTTGACGGTGTGCGGGTCGCCTTCGAGTTTTTCCCATTTGCAGGCGTCGAGTACAGGCAGCGGGTGGGTGTCGCGCAGAACGGTAATCGGTGCGGTCATGATGACTCCGGGCAGTGGGCTCAAGAACTGAAGTCGCACCCTATAGCGCCTGTCCGTGGGTCAGTTGTCTGTGCTCGACACTGAGCTGTCCAGAAACGCACGGCCCTCAAGGATTGCTCAGTGGGCAGTCGAGCCTGGATTGTTCGAGGCTGTTCTCGAACTCGACCAATTGCGAGTGCTGTTGCGACAGCGCCGCTATTCGATCGCCGATTTCCTGTTTTTTGCTGGCGATGACCTGATGTGCCCGTTCCCATGGCAACTGCGGGCCCTGATGTCCGGCGAAGACTGAGTGCAATTCCTTGAGCCTGAAACCCAGCTGCTGCGCACATTTGATGAAAATCAGCAGGTCAATGCTGTGCTGGTCAT contains:
- the recD gene encoding exodeoxyribonuclease V subunit alpha, whose protein sequence is MNRTFADLLPTSLAAESLADLTPLSRADDLLLLLTRWVERGWLRALDKAFVAFLHELAPEDDPLVLLAAALTSHQLGHGHVCLDLFETLKEPDFALSLPPEGDVQGGAMLLPSQLLGSLDGAHWCKVLAASNLVALAADSRDNVRDRPLVLSGKRLYLRRYWAYERRIDLSLRERLTEHESTPNDLLGRLTGLFGPARPGEVIDWQKLACALATRSAFSIVTGGPGTGKTTTVVRLLALLQAPAVEAGMPLRIRLAAPTGKAAARLTESISQQVRTLKVSEEIREKIPSDVTTVHRLLGSRPGTRHFRHHAGNRLPLDVLVVDEASMIDLEMMANLLDALPAHARLVLLGDKDQLASVEAGAVLGDLCRDAEAGWYSPQTRQWLEAVSGENLQASGLQEDAQGTHPLAQQVVMLRHSRRFGEGSGIGQLARWVNQQQPEEARKLLSARSHADVYCLSLKGEQDRALERLLLDGHGEGPQGYRHYLGVLRNQRPPLDSPLEDSRWIDWARQVLQAFDAFQLLCAVRKGPWGVEGLNQRVTEALLRARLIDSDQQWYEGRPVLMTRNDYGLGLMNGDIGITLKLPEQEGPETGKQVLRVAFPRNDGQGGVRFVLPSRLNDVETVYAMTVHKSQGSEFAHTALILPDALNPVLTKELIYTGITRAKDWFTLIESRAGVFEEAVKRRVKRLSGLMLELKEGSESTG
- a CDS encoding LysR family transcriptional regulator, producing MQKNITSLGSLNWDDLKFFLEVARTRKASTAAKRLAVDYTTVSRRISSLETALGTLLFEKSRTNGFVLTAEGQRLMGYAESIESTLHMACEQVSGSGVALSGHVRMGCTEGFGSFFITPQLSHFVDTYPAISVDILPLPHFISLSKREADIVIALERPEHGPYVCCKLCDYRLQLYATQEYLDNHPPIRKPADLAKHSFISYVDDLAFSSELLYLANVLPGASANLRSTSVIAQFVAAQQGRSLAILPCFLATQDPRLLPVLPQEINITRQFWMYCREDLRKLKRITLLWDYIRQVTEQNQGLLMGESREMLFADD
- a CDS encoding CoA-acylating methylmalonate-semialdehyde dehydrogenase gives rise to the protein MNASLTPNDTPNETKTSVQKVKLLIDGQWVESKSTEWHDIINPATQQVLAKVPFATAEEVDAAISAAHRAFQTWKLTPIGARMRIMLKLQALIREHSKRIAVVLSAEQGKTIADAEGDIFRGLEVVEHACSIGSLQMGEFAENVAGGVDTYTLRQPIGVCAGITPFNFPAMIPLWMFPMAIACGNTFVLKPSEQDPMSTMLLVELAIEAGIPAGVLNVVHGGKDVVDGLCTHRDIKAVSFVGSTAVGTHVYDLAGKHGKRVQSMMGAKNHAVVLPDANREQALNALVGAGFGAAGQRCMATSVVVLVGAAKQWLPDLKALAQKLTVNAGSEPGTDVGPVISKKAKARILDLIESGIKEGAKLELDGREITVPGYEKGNFVGPTLFSGVTTDMQIYTQEIFGPVLVVLEVATLDEAIALVNANPFGNGTGLFTQSGAAARKFQSEIDVGQVGINIPIPVPVPFFSFTGSRGSKLGDLGPYGKQVVQFYTQTKTVTSRWFDDDSVNDGVNTTINLR
- the mmsB gene encoding 3-hydroxyisobutyrate dehydrogenase; this translates as MKIAFIGLGNMGAPMARNLIKAGHALRLVDLNKTVLAELEQLGGSISASAREAAEGAELVITMLPAAVHVRSVWLGEDGVLAGIGKGIPAVDCSTIDPQTARDVAAAAAKQGVTMADAPVSGGTGGAAAGTLTFMVGATPELFATLQPVLAQMGRNIVHCGEVGTGQIAKICNNLLLGISMVGVSEAMALGDALGIDTKVLAGIINSSTGRCWSSEMYNPWPGIVETAPASRGYTGGFGAELMLKDLGLATEAARQAHQPVVLGAVAQQLYQAMSLRGEGGQDFSAIINGYRKPQ
- a CDS encoding cupin domain-containing protein; this encodes MTAPITVLRDTHPLPVLDACKWEKLEGDPHTVNLNAYTSEDGSKIMGTWICTPGKWYVEYVKWEYCHFQEGYCVITPEGMAPIHLRAGDIFVVEPGMKGTWEVVETVRKYFVFA
- a CDS encoding MerR family transcriptional regulator yields the protein MYIGQAAQRSGTTVKSIRHYESIGLLPAARRQGKYRIYDQHSIDLLIFIKCAQQLGFRLKELHSVFAGHQGPQLPWERAHQVIASKKQEIGDRIAALSQQHSQLVEFENSLEQSRLDCPLSNP